Proteins from a genomic interval of Streptomyces sp. NBC_01445:
- a CDS encoding ABC transporter permease yields the protein MADTTPSPPRAVHRLSLGQRLKRDKVMLLLTLPGLLYFCVFHYVPLLGYVVAFQDYQPYLGYMRSAWAGVSNFTSAFADPAFWSATGNTLKIALVQLVFFFPVPIALALLLNSIVSDKVRRFVQSVVYLPHFIGWVIIVSIFQQILGGAGVLPDLLGQLGLPRYDMTTDPAAFPWLLTLQVAWKDAGWGTIIMLAALLNIDRGLYEASAIDGAGRARRLWHVTLPGISPVIILLLILNLGQILSVGFEQILLQRDAVGPAAGEVLDTYVYFHGIKNNDWGTSAAVGLVKAVIGTVLVLGANKFAHRLGHEGVYRGADR from the coding sequence ATGGCTGATACAACGCCCTCCCCGCCGCGGGCAGTTCACCGCCTCTCGCTGGGGCAGCGGCTCAAGCGGGACAAGGTCATGCTGCTGCTGACCCTGCCGGGCCTGCTCTATTTCTGCGTGTTCCACTACGTGCCGCTCCTCGGCTACGTGGTGGCGTTCCAGGACTACCAGCCGTACCTGGGCTACATGCGCAGCGCCTGGGCGGGCGTCTCGAACTTCACGTCCGCCTTCGCCGACCCGGCGTTCTGGTCGGCGACCGGCAACACGCTGAAGATCGCGCTCGTCCAGCTGGTGTTCTTCTTCCCGGTCCCCATCGCCCTCGCGCTGCTGCTCAACAGCATCGTCAGCGACAAGGTCCGCCGGTTCGTGCAGAGCGTCGTCTATCTGCCGCACTTCATCGGCTGGGTCATCATCGTCTCGATCTTCCAGCAGATCCTCGGCGGCGCCGGCGTCCTGCCCGACCTCCTCGGCCAGCTCGGCCTGCCGCGCTACGACATGACGACCGACCCGGCCGCCTTCCCCTGGCTCCTCACTCTCCAGGTGGCCTGGAAGGACGCGGGCTGGGGCACGATCATCATGCTCGCCGCCCTGCTCAACATCGACCGGGGCCTGTACGAGGCCTCGGCGATCGACGGGGCGGGGCGCGCCCGGCGCCTGTGGCACGTCACGCTGCCCGGCATCTCCCCGGTGATCATCCTGCTCCTGATCCTCAACCTGGGGCAGATCCTCTCCGTCGGCTTCGAGCAGATCCTGCTCCAGCGCGACGCGGTCGGCCCCGCCGCCGGTGAAGTCCTCGACACCTACGTGTACTTCCACGGGATCAAGAACAACGACTGGGGCACGTCGGCGGCCGTAGGACTGGTCAAGGCGGTCATCGGCACCGTCCTCGTACTCGGCGCGAACAAGTTCGCCCACCGGCTCGGCCACGAAGGGGTGTACCGCGGTGCTGACCGCTGA
- a CDS encoding hydroxyacid dehydrogenase — translation MDAGLLDDVFPPAVRLRLEESADIRPPQVVGEFGSPEAVAALAECEVLLTGWGCPHIDTDVLDRAPRLRAVIHSAGTVKTFLTPEAYRRGIAVSSAAAANAVPVAEFTLAAIIMGAKRAFPLAQLFRSRRSHRTAADLDRHHWLGTHGITVGVVGASRTGRRVIQLLRSIDADVLLHDPYVSAAEAELLGATRTDLDTLVATSDVVTLHAPSTALTHHLLDERRIALMRPGALLINTARGPLVDTEALTLHLVSGRIDAVLDVTDPEPLPADHPLWDLPNVFITPHMAGAQGNEVGRLGALAVDELARYARGVPLNHPVLLEELERIA, via the coding sequence ATGGACGCGGGCCTGCTCGACGATGTCTTTCCGCCCGCCGTACGGCTGCGGCTCGAGGAGTCCGCGGACATCCGGCCGCCACAGGTGGTGGGCGAGTTCGGGAGCCCCGAGGCGGTGGCCGCGCTCGCCGAGTGCGAGGTCCTGCTGACCGGCTGGGGCTGCCCGCACATCGACACGGACGTGCTCGACCGGGCGCCGCGGCTGCGCGCGGTGATCCACTCGGCGGGCACGGTCAAGACGTTCCTGACCCCCGAGGCGTACAGGCGCGGCATCGCGGTGTCGTCGGCAGCGGCCGCCAACGCCGTACCCGTCGCGGAGTTCACTCTCGCGGCGATCATCATGGGCGCCAAGCGGGCCTTCCCGCTCGCCCAGCTGTTCCGCTCCCGCCGCTCCCACCGCACCGCGGCCGACCTCGACCGCCACCACTGGCTCGGCACGCACGGCATCACCGTCGGCGTGGTCGGCGCGTCACGCACCGGCCGCAGGGTCATCCAGCTGCTGCGCTCCATCGACGCCGACGTCCTGCTCCACGACCCGTACGTGAGCGCCGCCGAGGCGGAGCTGCTCGGGGCCACCCGCACCGACCTCGACACCCTCGTCGCCACCAGCGACGTCGTGACCCTGCACGCGCCGTCCACCGCCCTCACGCATCATCTGCTCGACGAGCGGCGCATCGCGCTGATGCGACCGGGCGCCCTGCTGATCAACACGGCGCGCGGCCCGCTCGTCGACACCGAAGCCCTCACCTTGCACCTGGTCAGCGGCCGGATCGATGCCGTGCTCGACGTCACGGACCCCGAGCCGCTGCCCGCCGACCACCCCCTGTGGGACCTGCCCAACGTGTTCATCACCCCGCACATGGCGGGGGCGCAGGGCAACGAGGTGGGACGGCTCGGCGCCCTCGCGGTCGACGAACTCGCCCGCTACGCGCGCGGGGTGCCGCTCAACCACCCCGTACTCCTGGAGGAACTGGAGCGCATCGCGTGA
- a CDS encoding extracellular solute-binding protein, which translates to MPRSTPINRRTLLRTSFGLGLGLAAAPLLTACGDGGAAEKSAAKSRKVLPSTVTANTVKADLPGTAAGVPNAFFSYPKTPVRSVEGTPLKGAKTVKAFTETYAPPAPARARNAAWQAIEKRLGGTVDITAVAADDYPAKFSTMVAGGDLADVFMYPETGGVDHKAAFLAAECADLTPFLSGDKVKAYPNLAEIPASAWQQGLYGDTLYGVPITRYGTSGAGFYRHDLFKEVGVDSLDQITDLDRFFEVCKELTQPKKKQYAIIAGATSMLAMSAGAPYFWSMDKKTGKFTADLETDEYRSAVEMAAKLYKAGCYYPGTLAMTGAQKAQYTDLFKNGKGAYVYDGMPAYLQPSSGYVDAMAAIDKSYDVRPFVPIGAKAVTWTDNATLSESFVKKAPKARVEQILRLLDFIAAPFGTEEYTLINFGVEGADFKRDAKGIPVLTPTGSQDIGVPWGKLASAVPALFSPTSKDAVTHAHEAYTKLIPMLEKSDYLDYTSPTWDSKGYGSLYTLKLDGLKDIVSGRKSMKDYDALVKDYLAKGGEQCRSEFEDAAQKGTGK; encoded by the coding sequence GTGCCGCGCTCCACCCCCATCAATCGCAGAACCCTGCTGAGGACGTCCTTCGGCCTGGGCCTCGGACTCGCCGCGGCCCCGCTGCTGACCGCATGCGGTGACGGCGGCGCCGCCGAGAAGTCCGCCGCGAAGAGCCGCAAGGTGCTGCCGTCCACCGTCACGGCCAACACCGTCAAGGCCGACCTCCCCGGCACAGCCGCCGGTGTGCCCAACGCCTTCTTCAGCTACCCGAAGACCCCGGTCCGCTCCGTCGAGGGCACTCCGCTCAAGGGCGCCAAGACCGTCAAGGCGTTCACCGAGACCTACGCGCCGCCCGCCCCGGCCCGCGCCAGGAACGCCGCCTGGCAGGCGATCGAGAAGCGGCTCGGCGGCACGGTCGACATCACCGCCGTGGCCGCCGACGACTACCCGGCGAAGTTCTCGACGATGGTCGCGGGCGGTGACCTCGCTGACGTCTTCATGTATCCGGAGACCGGCGGAGTCGACCACAAGGCGGCCTTCCTCGCCGCCGAGTGCGCCGACCTGACGCCGTTCCTGTCCGGCGACAAGGTCAAGGCGTACCCGAACCTCGCGGAGATCCCGGCGAGCGCGTGGCAGCAGGGCCTGTACGGAGACACGCTGTACGGCGTTCCGATCACGCGCTACGGAACCTCCGGCGCCGGCTTCTACCGGCACGACCTGTTCAAGGAGGTCGGGGTCGACAGCCTCGACCAGATCACCGACCTGGACCGCTTCTTCGAGGTCTGCAAGGAGCTGACGCAGCCGAAGAAGAAGCAGTACGCGATCATCGCGGGCGCCACCAGCATGCTCGCCATGTCGGCAGGCGCGCCCTACTTCTGGTCGATGGACAAGAAGACCGGCAAGTTCACCGCCGACCTCGAGACCGACGAGTACCGCTCCGCCGTGGAGATGGCGGCCAAGCTCTACAAGGCGGGCTGCTACTACCCCGGCACCCTCGCCATGACCGGCGCCCAGAAGGCCCAGTACACGGACCTCTTCAAGAACGGCAAGGGCGCGTACGTCTACGACGGCATGCCCGCCTACCTCCAGCCCTCCAGCGGTTACGTCGACGCCATGGCCGCCATCGACAAGAGCTATGACGTTCGGCCCTTCGTACCGATCGGCGCCAAGGCGGTCACCTGGACCGACAACGCCACGCTCAGCGAGTCCTTCGTGAAGAAGGCTCCCAAGGCGCGCGTCGAGCAGATCCTTCGCCTCCTCGACTTCATCGCCGCGCCGTTCGGCACCGAGGAGTACACCCTCATCAACTTCGGGGTGGAGGGCGCCGACTTCAAGCGCGACGCCAAGGGCATCCCCGTACTCACGCCCACCGGCAGCCAGGACATCGGCGTCCCCTGGGGCAAGCTCGCCTCCGCCGTCCCGGCCCTGTTCTCGCCGACGTCGAAGGACGCGGTGACGCACGCGCACGAGGCGTACACGAAGCTCATCCCGATGCTGGAGAAGTCCGACTACCTGGACTACACGTCCCCCACCTGGGACTCGAAGGGATACGGCAGCCTCTACACGCTCAAGCTCGACGGGCTCAAGGACATCGTCTCCGGCCGCAAGTCCATGAAGGACTACGACGCCCTGGTCAAGGACTACCTCGCCAAGGGCGGGGAGCAGTGCCGTTCCGAATTCGAGGACGCCGCCCAGAAGGGAACCGGCAAGTGA
- the tdh gene encoding L-threonine 3-dehydrogenase: MKALVKEKSEPGLWLTDVPEPSIGHGDVLIKVLRTGICGTDLHIRNWDGWAQQAISAPLIVGHEFVGEVVETGRDVADIAIGDRVSGEGHLVCGKCRNCLAGRRHLCRSTVGLGVGRDGAFAEYVALPATNVWVHRVPVDLDVAAIFDPFGNAVHTALSFPLVGEDVLITGAGPIGLMAAAVARHAGARNVVVTDVSEERLDLARKIGVSLALNVAESTIAEGQRSLGLREGFDVGLEMSGNPVAMRDMIANMTHGGKIAMLGLPAEEFAVDWSRIVTSMITIKGIYGREMFETWYAMSVLLEGGLDLAPVITGRYSHRDFEAAFDDAASGRGGKVILDWTV, translated from the coding sequence TTGAAGGCGCTGGTCAAGGAGAAGTCCGAGCCGGGTCTGTGGCTGACGGACGTGCCCGAGCCGTCCATCGGCCACGGAGATGTGCTGATCAAGGTCCTCAGGACCGGGATCTGCGGCACCGACCTCCACATCCGCAACTGGGACGGCTGGGCGCAGCAGGCGATCAGCGCGCCGCTGATCGTCGGCCACGAGTTCGTCGGCGAGGTCGTCGAGACCGGCCGTGACGTCGCCGACATCGCCATCGGCGACCGCGTCAGCGGCGAGGGCCACCTCGTCTGCGGCAAGTGCCGCAACTGTCTCGCCGGGCGACGCCACCTGTGCCGCTCCACGGTCGGGCTCGGCGTCGGACGCGACGGCGCGTTCGCCGAGTACGTCGCCCTGCCCGCCACCAACGTGTGGGTCCACCGGGTACCCGTCGACCTCGACGTGGCCGCGATCTTCGACCCGTTCGGCAACGCCGTGCACACCGCCCTGTCGTTCCCGCTGGTCGGCGAGGACGTCCTGATCACCGGCGCGGGCCCCATCGGCCTGATGGCCGCGGCCGTCGCCCGGCACGCCGGCGCCCGCAACGTCGTCGTCACCGACGTCAGCGAGGAGCGGCTCGACCTGGCCCGCAAGATCGGCGTCAGCCTCGCCCTGAACGTCGCCGAGTCGACGATCGCCGAGGGCCAGCGCTCCCTCGGCCTGCGCGAGGGCTTCGACGTCGGCCTGGAGATGTCGGGCAACCCGGTCGCCATGCGCGACATGATCGCCAACATGACCCACGGCGGCAAGATCGCCATGCTCGGTCTGCCTGCCGAGGAGTTCGCCGTCGACTGGTCGCGGATCGTCACCTCGATGATCACGATCAAGGGCATCTACGGCCGCGAGATGTTCGAGACCTGGTACGCGATGTCGGTCCTCCTGGAGGGCGGCCTCGACCTCGCCCCCGTGATCACGGGCCGCTACAGCCACCGTGACTTCGAGGCGGCCTTCGACGACGCGGCGAGCGGCCGCGGCGGCAAGGTCATCCTCGACTGGACCGTCTGA
- a CDS encoding glycine C-acetyltransferase, whose amino-acid sequence MFNSVREDIQATLDEIAAAGLHKPERVIGTPQSATVAVTAGGRPGEVLNFCANNYLGLADHPEVIAAGHEALDRWGYGMASVRFICGTQEVHKELEARLSAFLGQEDTILYSSCFDANGGVFETLLGEEDAVISDALNHASIIDGIRLSKARRFRYANRDLADLEQQLKEAQSARRRLIVTDGVFSMDGYVAPLREICDLADRYDAMVMVDDSHAVGFVGPGGRGTPELHGVMDRVDIITGTLGKALGGASGGYVAARAEIVALLRQRSRPYLFSNSLAPVIAAASLKVLDLLESAGELRERLAANTALFRTRMAQEGFDILPGDHAIAPVMIGDASVAGRMAELLLERGVYVIGFSYPVVPQGKARIRVQLSAAHSTEDVNRAVDAFVAARAELDGESAGAAS is encoded by the coding sequence ATGTTCAACTCCGTACGCGAAGACATCCAGGCCACGCTCGACGAGATCGCCGCCGCGGGCCTGCACAAGCCCGAGCGCGTCATCGGCACCCCGCAGTCCGCGACGGTCGCCGTCACCGCGGGCGGCCGCCCCGGCGAGGTCCTCAACTTCTGCGCGAACAACTACCTCGGCCTCGCCGACCACCCCGAGGTCATCGCCGCCGGCCACGAGGCACTCGACCGCTGGGGCTACGGCATGGCCTCCGTCCGCTTCATCTGCGGCACCCAGGAGGTCCACAAGGAGCTCGAGGCGCGCCTGTCCGCGTTCCTCGGCCAGGAGGACACGATCCTCTACTCCTCCTGCTTCGACGCCAACGGCGGCGTCTTCGAGACGCTCCTCGGCGAAGAGGACGCCGTCATCTCCGACGCGCTGAACCACGCCTCGATCATCGACGGCATCCGCCTCTCCAAGGCCCGCCGCTTCCGCTACGCCAACCGCGATCTCGCGGACCTGGAGCAGCAGTTGAAGGAGGCGCAGTCCGCGCGCCGCCGCCTCATCGTCACCGACGGCGTCTTCTCCATGGACGGCTACGTGGCGCCGCTGCGCGAGATCTGCGACCTCGCCGACCGCTACGACGCCATGGTCATGGTCGACGACTCGCACGCCGTCGGCTTCGTCGGCCCCGGCGGCCGCGGCACCCCCGAGCTGCACGGCGTCATGGACCGCGTCGACATCATCACCGGCACTCTCGGCAAGGCGCTCGGCGGCGCCTCCGGCGGCTATGTCGCGGCCCGCGCCGAGATCGTCGCGCTGCTGCGCCAGCGCTCGCGCCCGTACCTCTTCTCCAACAGCCTCGCCCCGGTGATCGCGGCCGCGTCCCTCAAGGTCCTCGACCTCCTGGAGTCGGCGGGCGAGCTGCGCGAGCGGCTCGCCGCGAACACGGCGCTCTTCCGCACGCGCATGGCGCAGGAGGGCTTCGACATCCTGCCCGGCGACCACGCCATCGCGCCCGTCATGATCGGCGACGCGTCCGTCGCGGGCCGCATGGCCGAGCTGCTCCTGGAGCGCGGCGTGTACGTGATCGGCTTCTCGTACCCGGTCGTCCCGCAGGGCAAGGCCCGCATCCGCGTCCAGCTCTCCGCGGCGCACTCCACCGAGGACGTGAACCGGGCCGTGGACGCCTTCGTCGCGGCGCGCGCGGAGCTCGACGGGGAGTCCGCCGGGGCGGCGAGCTGA
- a CDS encoding M1 family metallopeptidase: MTRTVRAAIATAAAAATLALAAPAQAHPFDPRPGADGVGDPLFPTLGNGGYDVRHYDLSFDFTPVTYDFTGTMKISAKATQDLSSFNLDIDSLAIDAVKVNGKDAAFAVSLGKSGQELTVTPAGGLHDNRSFEVAVTYHGNGKTKPIGVPGWRYMSDGGFASAAQSSRADTFAPVNDTTMDKASWTFHLTAPDGWTPGANGTATGTRPAGAGKTTSDFRLDAPMASELLGISVEKQTLLTGKGPHGVKLRHYVPDDQVATYRPIVEQTGGQIAWLEKTLGVRFPFDTYGMQIVRDGYSDALENQTLSLFGPGWFKDASTSTTYTNVMVHEMTHQWFGDSVTPTTWQSAWLNEGPAVYYAALWADQQGTASMEDKMRAAYGKLDAVRKTDGPPGLPTELGGFNIYDGAAVVLYALNQQVGQDDYDAIMKSWLTKHRHANADSQDFIDNAVRVTHDPSLRPFLEDWLFSKDNPPMPGHPDWS, translated from the coding sequence GTGACCCGCACCGTACGCGCCGCCATCGCCACCGCCGCGGCCGCCGCGACCCTCGCCCTGGCCGCGCCCGCGCAGGCGCACCCGTTCGACCCGAGGCCCGGCGCGGACGGCGTCGGGGATCCGCTGTTCCCCACGCTCGGCAACGGCGGCTACGACGTCCGGCACTACGACCTCTCGTTCGACTTCACGCCGGTGACGTACGACTTCACCGGCACCATGAAGATCAGCGCGAAGGCCACCCAGGACCTCTCCTCCTTCAACCTCGACATCGACTCGCTCGCCATCGACGCGGTGAAGGTCAACGGCAAGGACGCGGCCTTCGCCGTGTCGCTCGGCAAGAGCGGCCAGGAGCTGACGGTCACGCCGGCCGGCGGCCTGCACGACAACCGGTCCTTCGAGGTCGCCGTCACCTATCACGGCAACGGGAAGACGAAGCCGATCGGCGTCCCCGGCTGGCGCTACATGAGCGACGGTGGGTTCGCCTCCGCGGCGCAGTCGTCCCGCGCCGACACGTTCGCGCCCGTCAACGACACGACGATGGACAAGGCGAGCTGGACGTTCCACCTCACCGCCCCCGACGGCTGGACGCCTGGTGCCAACGGCACCGCGACCGGCACCCGCCCGGCGGGCGCAGGGAAGACCACCTCCGACTTCCGGCTCGACGCGCCCATGGCCTCCGAACTCCTCGGCATCTCCGTGGAGAAGCAGACCCTCCTGACCGGCAAGGGGCCGCACGGAGTGAAACTGCGCCACTACGTCCCCGACGACCAGGTCGCCACGTACCGGCCGATCGTCGAGCAGACCGGCGGCCAGATCGCGTGGCTGGAGAAGACCCTCGGCGTGCGCTTCCCGTTCGACACCTACGGGATGCAGATCGTCCGTGACGGCTACAGCGACGCGTTGGAAAACCAAACCCTGTCACTGTTCGGGCCGGGCTGGTTCAAGGACGCGTCCACGTCGACGACGTACACGAACGTCATGGTCCACGAGATGACCCACCAGTGGTTCGGCGACTCGGTCACGCCCACCACCTGGCAGAGCGCCTGGCTGAACGAGGGGCCCGCCGTCTACTACGCGGCCCTGTGGGCCGACCAGCAGGGCACCGCCTCCATGGAGGACAAGATGAGGGCGGCGTACGGGAAGCTCGACGCCGTCCGCAAGACCGACGGGCCGCCCGGACTGCCCACCGAACTCGGCGGGTTCAACATCTACGACGGGGCCGCCGTCGTGCTGTACGCCCTCAACCAGCAGGTCGGCCAGGACGACTACGACGCGATCATGAAGTCCTGGCTCACGAAGCACCGGCACGCCAACGCCGACTCCCAGGACTTCATCGACAACGCGGTACGGGTCACACACGACCCGTCGCTGCGGCCCTTCCTGGAGGACTGGTTGTTCAGCAAGGACAACCCGCCCATGCCCGGCCACCCCGACTGGAGCTGA
- a CDS encoding carbohydrate ABC transporter permease, whose translation MEKPTRTGLLLKGLVLVLVVAAVAYPLLGVIGTSFASQSDIIRSPGLVLWPDHPTLEAYRTVFSGGVVTHALLVSVGVTLVGTATSVLVTIGMAYGLSRREVTGSRFILMTALFTMLFDPGIIPKFLTIKELGLYNTLASLVLPTMVSAFNLVVLRSFFMNLPEELYDAAKVDGAGDLRTLVRIVLPLSKAVIAVISLFYAVTYWNAFFNAMLYLSDNDKWPLSMVLRTFVLQGQSLEGASAGEALAPQQAVQMAVLVIAVVPILCVYPFLQRYFTKGVLTGAIKG comes from the coding sequence ATGGAGAAACCCACCCGAACCGGCCTGCTCCTCAAGGGACTTGTGCTGGTCCTGGTGGTCGCGGCCGTCGCCTACCCACTGCTCGGAGTGATCGGCACGAGCTTCGCCTCGCAGTCCGACATCATCCGCAGCCCCGGCCTCGTCCTGTGGCCCGACCACCCGACCCTGGAGGCGTACCGCACGGTCTTCAGCGGCGGCGTCGTCACGCACGCGCTGCTCGTCTCCGTCGGCGTGACCCTCGTGGGCACCGCGACCAGCGTCCTCGTCACCATCGGGATGGCGTACGGGCTCTCGCGCCGCGAGGTCACCGGCTCCCGCTTCATCCTCATGACGGCCCTGTTCACGATGCTCTTCGACCCGGGCATCATCCCCAAGTTCCTCACCATCAAGGAACTCGGCCTGTACAACACCCTGGCCTCGCTCGTGCTGCCCACCATGGTCAGCGCGTTCAACCTGGTCGTCCTGCGCTCCTTCTTCATGAACCTGCCCGAGGAGCTGTACGACGCCGCGAAGGTGGACGGCGCGGGCGACCTGCGCACCCTGGTGCGCATCGTGCTGCCGCTGTCGAAGGCCGTCATCGCCGTGATCAGCCTGTTCTACGCGGTGACGTACTGGAACGCCTTCTTCAACGCGATGCTCTACCTGAGCGACAACGACAAGTGGCCGCTCTCCATGGTGCTTCGCACCTTCGTCCTCCAGGGCCAGTCCCTCGAAGGCGCCTCGGCCGGTGAGGCCCTCGCGCCCCAGCAGGCCGTGCAGATGGCCGTCTTGGTGATCGCCGTCGTGCCGATCCTGTGTGTCTACCCCTTCCTCCAGCGCTACTTCACCAAGGGCGTCCTCACCGGCGCCATCAAGGGCTGA
- a CDS encoding right-handed parallel beta-helix repeat-containing protein, with protein sequence MNGTRIAVALAATAALLSTAPAAHADPSPRVLHAAPDGSGTACTHGRPCSLDGARDAARTVEGRDVRVELADGTYALSRSLELGAADSGRDGHTVTWTAARGAHPVLSGGRTLKSWDNNTDGTWTTHVPEGVTPRQLFVDGVRAVRARGASCAASVCDATKTGMTGATATGIASWARPTDAEAVISVRWRNYHCRIDSVTGDVLTFAQPCWTNSASGTNRTGPAWDTTTVDSSRYTKVAYFENAPELLDQPGEFVWNSDARTLTYLPRKGEDMRRAKAVTPATERLLVLDGAHDVRVEGIGLQYAAWHQPSTDEGYAGMQAGLVLTGATGPVDHAGRYYTKPSAALTVRGGRHVAVDQVEFSHLGGAGVVFEAGTQDSMVTRSRFTDLSSGAAYIGDTEPMPAAELVGARNTVAYNAIRRTGVEFTDAVGIWAGYEAATVIDHNTLDDLPYSGISVGWGWNQPEAQKSVLRDNRITDNRITNVMRVEHDQHDGGAIYTQGAQPGTVISGNYINRSAFGNTERDGNGIYLDEQSSHIRVEGNVLTRLGYKWVSNWADYGIDNHATGNWTDTDAPALAGTGSAMTDNHTKLDRLPADALKVAATAGAQGHGRVEQLRPDLARTGTASQSSTDGTATAAAATDGDTSTDTRTLSEPGAWWQVDLGSVQHVGQVEVWNNISMTTTGFDVQLSRTADFADTTTLHVPGKALRPTVLDAGKGTEARYVRIKLTGTGRVALAHVLVHP encoded by the coding sequence ATGAACGGCACCCGCATCGCCGTCGCCCTCGCCGCCACGGCCGCCCTCCTGTCCACCGCCCCCGCCGCACACGCCGACCCGTCCCCCCGCGTCCTGCACGCCGCCCCCGACGGCTCCGGCACTGCCTGCACGCACGGCCGCCCCTGTTCCCTCGACGGCGCCCGCGACGCCGCCCGCACCGTCGAGGGGCGCGATGTGCGCGTCGAACTCGCCGACGGCACCTACGCGTTGAGCAGATCCCTGGAGCTCGGCGCGGCCGACTCCGGGCGCGACGGGCACACGGTCACCTGGACCGCCGCGCGAGGCGCCCACCCCGTCCTCTCCGGCGGCAGGACCCTCAAGAGCTGGGACAACAACACCGACGGGACCTGGACCACGCACGTCCCCGAAGGCGTCACGCCCCGCCAGCTCTTCGTCGACGGGGTACGAGCCGTGCGGGCACGCGGTGCCTCGTGTGCCGCCTCCGTGTGCGACGCCACCAAGACCGGCATGACCGGCGCGACAGCCACCGGCATCGCCTCCTGGGCCCGCCCCACCGACGCCGAGGCCGTCATCAGCGTCCGCTGGCGCAACTACCACTGCCGCATCGACTCCGTCACCGGCGACGTCCTGACCTTCGCCCAGCCCTGCTGGACCAACTCCGCATCCGGAACGAACCGCACGGGCCCCGCCTGGGACACCACCACGGTCGACTCGTCGCGCTACACGAAGGTCGCCTACTTCGAGAACGCGCCCGAACTCCTCGACCAGCCGGGCGAGTTCGTCTGGAACTCCGACGCCCGCACCCTCACGTACCTGCCGCGCAAGGGCGAGGACATGCGCCGCGCCAAGGCCGTCACCCCCGCCACCGAGCGGCTCCTCGTCCTCGACGGCGCCCACGACGTACGCGTCGAGGGCATCGGCCTTCAGTACGCGGCCTGGCACCAGCCCTCCACCGACGAGGGCTACGCCGGGATGCAGGCGGGACTCGTGCTCACCGGCGCCACCGGCCCCGTCGATCACGCGGGCCGCTACTACACCAAGCCCTCCGCCGCCCTCACCGTGCGCGGCGGCAGGCATGTGGCCGTCGACCAGGTCGAGTTCAGCCACCTCGGCGGCGCCGGCGTGGTGTTCGAGGCCGGTACGCAGGACTCGATGGTCACCCGGTCCCGGTTCACCGATCTGTCCTCCGGAGCCGCCTACATAGGGGACACGGAACCCATGCCGGCCGCTGAACTCGTGGGTGCGCGCAACACGGTGGCGTACAACGCCATCCGCCGCACCGGAGTGGAGTTCACCGACGCCGTCGGCATCTGGGCCGGCTACGAGGCCGCCACCGTCATCGACCACAACACCCTCGACGACCTGCCCTACTCGGGCATCTCCGTCGGCTGGGGCTGGAACCAGCCCGAGGCGCAGAAGTCCGTCCTGCGCGACAACCGGATCACGGACAACCGGATCACGAACGTCATGCGCGTCGAGCACGACCAGCACGACGGCGGCGCCATCTACACCCAGGGCGCCCAGCCCGGCACCGTCATCTCCGGCAACTACATCAACCGCAGCGCCTTCGGCAACACCGAGCGCGACGGCAACGGCATCTACCTCGACGAACAGTCCAGCCACATCCGCGTCGAGGGCAATGTCCTCACCCGGCTCGGCTACAAGTGGGTGTCCAACTGGGCCGACTACGGCATCGACAACCACGCCACCGGCAACTGGACCGACACCGACGCCCCCGCACTCGCCGGCACCGGCTCGGCGATGACCGACAACCACACCAAGCTCGACCGGCTCCCCGCCGACGCGCTGAAGGTCGCCGCCACGGCGGGAGCCCAGGGTCACGGCCGCGTCGAACAGCTGCGCCCCGACCTCGCCCGCACCGGCACCGCCTCGCAGTCCTCCACGGACGGCACCGCCACCGCGGCCGCCGCGACCGACGGCGACACCTCCACCGACACCCGCACCCTGTCCGAGCCGGGCGCCTGGTGGCAGGTCGACCTGGGCTCCGTCCAGCATGTCGGCCAGGTCGAGGTCTGGAACAACATCTCGATGACCACGACCGGCTTCGACGTCCAGCTGTCCCGCACGGCGGACTTCGCCGACACCACCACCCTCCACGTCCCGGGCAAGGCCCTGCGGCCCACCGTCCTGGACGCCGGCAAGGGCACCGAGGCCCGCTACGTACGGATCAAGCTCACGGGAACGGGACGCGTGGCACTCGCCCACGTACTGGTCCACCCGTAG